Proteins from one Cryptomeria japonica chromosome 4, Sugi_1.0, whole genome shotgun sequence genomic window:
- the LOC131077635 gene encoding CBL-interacting protein kinase 32-like, producing the protein MEGVYAVLNERERTALETGAGPPKWKFDRAQSDRLQSMELGRTLGEGKFVKVKLAIDMETGQSYAVKILDKEKVSRCKIVNHIKREICTLKLIKHPNVVRLYEILASRKKIYIVLEFVTGGNLLDKIIEASNGELHENVARKYFQQLIDAVGYCHSRGVYHRDLKEYITIMAT; encoded by the exons ATGGAGG GGGTTTACGCAGTTCTCAACGAGAGAGAACGCACAGCTCTAGAGACAGGTGCAGGGCCGCCAAAATGGAAATTTGACAGAGCGCAGTCG GACAGATTGCAGAGTATGGAGCTAGGAAGGACTCTTGGCGAGGGGAAATTCGTAAAGGTTAAACTCGCCATTGACATGGAAACAGGACAGAGCTATGCCGTGAAAATCTTGGACAAGGAGAAGGTTTCCCGGTGCAAAATCGTGAATCAT ATTAAAAGGGAAATATGCACGCTGAAGCTCATTAAACATCCTAATGTCGTGAGATTATACGAG ATTTTGGCGAGCAGGAAGAAGATATATATTGTTCTCGAGTTTGTTACAGGGGGAAATTTGCTTGACAAAATC ATTGAGGCGAGTAACGGAGAACTCCATGAAAACGTAGCGAGAAAGTATTTCCAGCAGCTAATTGATGCCGTCGGATATTGCCACAGCAGGGGTGTCTACCACAGGGATTTGAAG GAATATATAACAATAATGGCTACTTGA